One Brachyhypopomus gauderio isolate BG-103 chromosome 15, BGAUD_0.2, whole genome shotgun sequence genomic region harbors:
- the LOC143476794 gene encoding ladderlectin-like, whose protein sequence is MKGWIVSLLLCAVFALRTVSGAVLMEHEQNSKLPVETKEVEEHVKDLSPKDAANGAIEELAFPERIYCPPGWFNYRSRCFQVVKSAMSWVAAERHCVSLRGSLASVQSPDEEYFLQNLVTASGLSQAWIGAYYFQGTWWWIDRAGFYYSNWLPLNSVNSYPCAYIKSNAGWSNANCASAYNFVCSINPNIC, encoded by the exons ATGAAAGGTTGGATAGTGTCTCTACTGTTGTGTGCTGTTTTTGCACTGAGGACTGTTTCAG GAGCAGTTCTCATGGAACATGAGCAGAATTCAAAGTTACCAG TGGAGACCAAAGAAGTTGAAGAACATGTGAAAGATCTCTCACCTAAAG ATGCAGCTAACGGGGCTATTGAGGAGTTGGCTTTTCCAG aacgCATTTACTGCCCACCTGGATGGTTTAATTACAGATCTCGCTGTTTTCAGGTTGTAAAATCAGCAATGTCTTGGGTTGCTGCTGAG AGACACTGTGTAAGTCTTCGGGGTAGTCTGGCATCTGTACAAAGTCCTGATGAAGAATACTTCCTGCAGAACTTGGTTACAGCTTCTGGGTTATCACAGGCATGGATTGGTGCTTACTACTTCCAG GGAACATGGTGGTGGATTGATAGGGCAGGATTCTACTACTCCAACTGGCTGCCGCTGAACAGTGTCAACAGCTACCCTTGTGCCTACATCAAATCCAATG ctgGCTGGTCAAACGCAAATTGTGCATCTGCCTACAATTTTGTCTGTTCTATTAACCCAAACATCTGCTGA